The region TAACATTTCTTCCATGTTTAAATGAGTGCTTTAATTATCAATGGGCAACTCAGCTGGGCTTGGGTCTGAAAAAGTGGCTAAAATTTCAGATGCTTCTTCAAATCATATTTTAACAATCTGAGTCTGCAAGAGGGGGTCAGGATTCTCACAGGAGCAGACAACTATCTTAGGTCTCCAGCACGGCTATTGCCAGACAAAACAGAGACACGATCTCTAGCATGGAAATTTGACATATCTAGTCTGTATTactttatatattaaatatgtttttaaacatatttcagtGTCACAGTACTTTATGGAAAATATGGCTCAAGTTCAAAGCATGAAAAGATCTTGTAACCTCAGCATATCCTGGATGCATATCCTTCTTTGAAAGCAGATATACCAGTTTAAGACAAAATCATCCACATCACCAACTCTGCATCATTGTATCTCAACCATATCTGCCAGCACACCCCTGGTCCTCTTCAGTCAAAATCAGTACACTAGTGTGTACTGATACAGTTAATTTGGTAATTTTTATCTTAGAAAAAGATACAGGCTTGCTCACTGCAAAAATACTGCCGGTGGACTGTGAAATGACAACGTCTGGCAGAGAGGCAGTAACGAACAGCCAGGGAGAACAATGTCTCTTGCCAGTACCACTGTGGAGGACTCGAAGTATATTTGAGGATTTTAAAACTTACTATTAAGCCAATTAGCTTGTATTTGCTACAATTTGCATTTAGCAATGTGCAAGAAAACTCTGATCATTTAGACTGAGAACATCCCTAGCAGACATGTCCTCTGgatcagcttttgttttactttaattgCTGTAGATCAGAATAGGCTCCACTTGAGTTGATAAAAGTGCTCATCagtgaggagaaaaatgaagacacaCCTGGTCAAGCtcctgatttgtttttcttctttcagggaCAAAAGTCAATCCAAATACTTATGAGTAACAAGCAGAGAAGTGACATAATATAGTCGTTAACCTGTCACAGATTTGATATGTTAGGAGGAATTTGTGCAAAATTAATATCAGAGAAAATCTGAAGTGGTGGCtcagaatttttctgtttgaccTAAATGATGTTCTCGTAGCATTTCTTGGGAGGTAGCATCTGGGGCAGCTGTTCAAATGGTGAGAAGCAGGGGTAtataagaagaagaaaatccgGTCGCCGGAGAAGAGCACAGACAGGGTCTAGGATTTCAGGATAGTTTTAAGAACCTCAGCCTGGGTTCTTATTTTTGCCAAGCCAAAATGTCAGACATGCCTCCTCTCCATATTGGtgcatttgaaaactgaatccagctctgcatttctgtgatCAAGATACTGTATTCATTTAGTTTGCGTATTAGATTGGAAAGATGCGTGCAACTGAACTGGAGTCAcagcatttttgtgtgtttgcagaTAAAAACTTTGAGGACTATTTTGTAGCTTAAATTTAGGCTTGAAGAAATCTGTATTCTGAAAGAGTAATGAAAGGCAGGGAAAGTTTTTgaggacaaaaggaaaattgaaCAATTCTGATGAAACTGCAGCCCAttcccttctcttccattttcatgCCATAAGATTTAGGTGAATGACATGTTGAAAGCCtgataaaatacataatttgcaaaattcagtgttttaaagaTATGAAAGCCTATCCCACACCCAGAACAATTTGATATGCAATCAAGACAATGTAAAATCACTGACCTTCAGAAGATAACTGTAATCTGGTCTCAATTTTACTGACATAGTATGTTGGAGCTTGCTGCAAAAGAACATATATCTTTATTCAAACCAGGACAATAGTACATCCTcatatttgtgaaaaaaaaaatacagttcacCGCAGCAAAATGGTCACAGAGAATTTCCCAAAGCAgcgtatttttttaaagcatcaccTTCAAGACCCAAGAACCAACTCACTGGatgtattgctttttcttttccaaatcacTCCATCTAATAGGTAAGAAGCTGATGTAATGCAGCAATCTCAGCTACATCAGCAATTCTGCTTAGTTCAGTGAAACTGGACCATGCAGATGTGATTTTGCACACACTGCTCAAACTAAACGTTTGTGTGATACTTGTGGTAAGCAAAAGTAGGAGGGAGTTAAACAAGTAATATCCATTGCACAAAATAACAGGCATGTGATAAggccaatttatttttatccacCTGTTCTGCTTTCACTGAGAGTCCCTACAGTGTTCTCATGAGCAATCCTGCACTGAATCAATCCCTGCTGACCTGCAGTCTGACTGCTTGCAGGACCTAAGCTGACACCTTTAGAAGTACTTGGGACTCTTGGCACTGCAGTGCACTTTCTGCATAGATGCCCTTCGCGTgagcactgcagaaagcagccgTGCTTCTGTGTTCATCGTCGTTTTGAACTGGGAGAGGTCAGCAACAAGCTGAGAGCCAGGAGCTCATCTCATGCTAGTACCACTCATTTCCTATTTTGCCTGTCAACAGCAGCCACTACAAATGAGCAAACAGCAACCTGGATGTGTCTGTGTTGGGGAGAAATAACTGTTCTTTCCACCCTGCAGACACCATTGGTGctggctggctttttttttgtatgccTACAGACTGCTCACGTGGAAAGCACCTGGTACAACAGCACAGAGCAAAATTTCCAGCTGACTGTCCCGCCTGCATGTGCCCTAAAACCCTGGTGCAACCCGAACGCTGTCCTCCCCAGGACTGTCACAAAGTGAGAGCCAGCCCAAGGAGCTTTTCCCTGGTAGCAGTGTTGGACTATAATGTGAGTCTTTATGTAGCAGCCCTACTACTCGTTTTAATTCCAGCTGTGAGCACACAGGGACTGGTGAGAGCAGCTGGTGGGTAAATGGCAGCAGACGTGATTTTCTCCTGTGCACCCAGTTTTAATGTTATGCAGTTTAAAAGCTGGTAGGGTGAATTGGGAaagtttaagaaagaaatacacCAGAGAAGAGGTTCTCAGCGTTATTCCTACTTAAAGGCATCAATAGGTCAAATATTACCATTTTTTTGGTGgcagtgctctgttttgtttggcCACAGTTAATAACTTTGCTTGGGGAAAACACCTGCTCCTACTTCACGTCTTGCGGGTCAGTtacaaaacttccttttttcaaGTTCTTTGCAAAAAGCAGCTGGCTGTGGTGAGTACTCAGCCAGCCGCTCACCTCCTGCTACCCGGCACCAACACCGCAGCCCCAAGGCCTGCTCCAGCTCGTCTTTCACTGGTGAAACTCAGAAGTGCCATCGCTGGAGCACTCCTGGTTCAAAGCAGTTAGAGAGGCTGTGGGGGCCAAACACAtgaaaaagagcagcaaaatgaTTTCTTATTAACTTGAATTTCAAAGAAGTCTAAGCCAAGCCCTGCTATGCTCTTGAGGCTTATCTTTAAGTGAAGGGTGGATTGTCTGATGCTGTGCCAATCACCACCTTTTTCAGGGCAAGACAGGTCAAGTACCTCCTAAAGGTTCACATCACTCTCCTTAgcgctgctggagctggggctttCATGGGTGCTTGAATCACCAGACTTTTTCTAAGGATCCTTGTAATGCTCCCCTTGTTGCAGGAAGCATACATTTAAAGCAAACTTTCACAGTCTGAACTGgtcctttgttttaaaagagctCCTTGATTTTTTAGGTCACTTTTCCTCTGTAGCTTTTAGAAAACTTTCTGCCATAAACTAAAATCAAGATGACTATTAATTGAAATCTTTTCTCTGCTTAACCATTAATGACTCAGGCATGGTATAATTTGCTGTTGCCTCTTGGACTTTCTATGGAAATGACTGATTAACCATTTGTACTTTTCTTAACTGTCACTAATTTGATCTTGGAACCAGGCTGTAAGATTGACATTTTGGCTTGATTAATTGAAGGACACAGATCAGCCATGGTGGCCAGATGCAGCTCTGAACTGCTATGGAGCTCCAGGACATGGCCATACGGTCAGAGTTTGATGGGATCCAATCCGTGCTGTATTCCTCCCTGCCCATTAATGACTTTATACACAGTATTAACTTCTGTCTTTAGCCCTGCTGGCATCACCACCCAGCCCTTATTAGTTTTCAGATAACTAGCACTGTGTGCTGCCTCCCAAAATGTGTAAATGTCTGAGGAAGCAAGAGGAGGGCTGCACTCAGCATTTTTGTCCTGTGGTTATAATAGCAGCAACACTTTTGGTAGCTTATGTTAAAGCGTCATCCACATATGATGCGATCCCAGTGGGAACATGGTAACAATAGACACAATGTCAAAAAGAAAGCTCATTTTCCCACTATGTAAGCAGGGTCTCTCTCTTGCCCAAGTTTCTGTGTACTTATAAGTCTCCCTGGTGTGGTGCAGTTTAAGGGCACTTATCTACAATTTTGTTGATGTAGTTCACTTGTTTGGAATTTTCCACTCAGAAATTGGATGAAATTAGGCCCCTTCAGCTGTGGATGGGCCGTGGCTCCTGGACACTTACAACTGCATTAGGCTGCCCTTTGGATTTAACAACCAGAGCTGGCTTTTGGCTGGGCATTTGTGATACTTGGCATTTATGGGAAGCAAATGCCTAAGCTCACCTGCATTCAGGTGGTCCCTGAGACATCATTTCGTAAGAGCAACTTGATAGTGTGAGTCAGAGCTCCTGGCACACACACCTTGTTCCTGTGCAGGGACTCCGGTCCCAAACCCattccctctgtcctgctccaaTGCAAACAGCAGACCCAGCCTTCCCTCGCACTAGATTTTTACCTATGTAAAAACAAGATGCAGATTTTATTTGGGGCTATTTCTAGACTTTGCCTTGCTAGACTGGTAGCTTTGTCCCTGTTCTGTAGCACTTTGTATCAAAGGATGGCAAGGCACTGTACTTACCCTTCATTGCACATAGGAACCTTGCGAAATTCAAAGTTCAAATAGACAAGACCTGATTTGACATTGAAGTTAGCCCTGCTCTGAGCGGCCGGTTGGACCAGGTGGCCTCCAAAGGTCTCTTGCAACCTGAATTAAtccatggttctatgattctagctTCTTGGGAAGGACAGGGGTGATAATGCCTTATATACAGGTGGAAAACTAGCATAGAGATGGATGAAATGCCTTTTCCCACAGCACAAGCTGGATCAAAGGCAGCCTGAGTCCCAGCTCCCCAATCCTAAACACTCCTTCTCTCTAAATGCAACAATTACCTTTACAAAGGTGAATTTTATGAACCCTCCACTGAAAGTCATGTTCAGCTCAGACTGCACTGTCCCACAGCTGCCAGATATCTCTGTCGCATTGGGGTTGACGGTCATGTACTCCATCTGCTTCTGTGGAGAGAAGAGACATTGCAGGGCTGCTgatgaagaggagaggaaaactTAATAAGAAACACAGAGATATTTatagctgccttttttttttgtttgtttttccagacaGACTCTGTGTGGCTGAATGAACAGGGCAGTGGCAGTGGCAGCCTAATTGCTGGCTGCCGGGGTCATTGCCTGCTTGTAAACCAGCACTAGTGCTTGTCTGACACAGCACTGAGCTGTTCCAGTGGGTTGAGCTGGCAGAAGGTAACCATTTTCTGCTCATTCAGTGAACTGATATgactcagagcagggtcagatGAACACCAGTGGTAACTGAAAAAGAGGGAGCAGTGGGAACTTGTGCctgaaggcagaggaaagaTCAAGACAGAAGCAGGCAGTGGTCAGATTGGCTTCAGCATGTTGCTCCTCGTATCACCCCAGCCTCCTCATTATGTCCTGTACAGTTCATCTCTAGCAGCGGCCAACCCACGTTGTGGCCTGAAAGGAGAGCTCTGGGGCCCTGAATACACAGTTTGGCTCCTTCGGTCTCATCTCATACACACCTTTTGCAATAAACATGTCACTGTGGTCTGGTGAGGTTGGGAACAATGCTCCCTGCCTGGCTTCAGACAGGACAAGGGATAGAAGCTGTGTAGTTCtggtgcttagggacgtggtttagtggtggacttggcagtgtttggtttacagttggactcagtgatcttaagggtcttttccaacctaaatggttctatgattttatgaaaattactttcatcAACATTAGATACTCATCCCATGTTAGAAATATTCAGATTCCAGGCAagaatattttgatttctaaTGGGAATGGCTCAAGGCGTATGAACTCCAGAGCCTGAGGATGTAACCCCACATATTGTATTAATGGAGGTTACAAAATCTTAATTCTGGGGGACATAATCACCATTTTGGCTTTTATTACATCTTTTGCCGAATCATTCACAGTGGATCACTGCTAGGAGAGGGtaccagctgccctgctctgatCCAGCCTGGCAGTTCCTGTGATCCTAAAATCTCCATATCAGCATCCAGACAACCCACCTCTGAATCCAAGTCTGAGAGCTGACAATTTCTTGCTTTCATTGCAACTCATAATGTCAAGCccttcactgaagtcaatgcaGATTTTAACTAGCCTCCCATTCTGGGAAACACAAATAACACTGAAGCCTGACCTACCCTCCCAAGTACTGCTACCACAGAttgctgaaagaagaaagcaccTGCACATCCCACTGACATCATCATACAAGCCAAAGTACAGGAGCTGAGATGCTGTGgcacagaaaaggccttggacCGGTAACAAACCCACTTATTTTTATCATACAAGctaacttctgaaaatttctttgaaagaagaaGAATAAATTCCAGCTAATGAATAAACAGTTGTTACAAAGCTCAGCCTTGTAGTGCTTCCCCTCACCTTATGTGTATTTTGAGCCATCAGTTGCAAACCCATGGTCGCTTTGATGCAGGTCCTGTTCCCAATGGAAACGGTGTATTCGCCAGTGGGGATGGGAGAAGGCTGTGGTGCAAGAGTGGGTCTCACTGTCATCATAGTAGATGGGATGGTTGTTTGAGTACCTGGACGAATGGTTGTTGTGTTGGtcatggctgtggctgttgGACTTTTAGGCCCTGTTGTTTGGTTTCCTGATCCTGTGGTGGGCTTTACAGTTTTCATGGTGGCAGCTGTAGTAGTTATGGCAGCAGCTGTCGTTTGTGTATTTGGTATTGTATGCTTTACGGTTGTGTTTGTGGTtgctgctgtcatttctgtgcTCACATGTGTTCTGGCTTGCTTGATTGAGGACATAGGGTATATGGTTGTGTTCTTCACTGCAGGTCTAACTGTTTCCATTGCCTGGGTTGTAGCCTGACCGGCTGCAGTTGTGTTGTCTGCTGATGTGGGAGATTTCTGGGTGGTCACTTGTATGCTGGTTGCTCCTGCCTGGGCTGTTGTGTGATGGCCTGGTGCTTTTGTTACCTGATGCTGGTCTGTTGTCTGCACAGTTGTTCTACGGCTTATGGCTGTTGTTTTAAGAGACCCTGTGCTGTTAAAATGAACTGTGGTGCCTTGATGGGGTGAAGAATGGCAAAAGGAAAGTGGCTGAGCAGAAGTAGCTGTATGGTGGAAGGATGTGGTTTCTGCAGGCAGATTGACCCCCAGGGCCACTTcagcaaagcaggaggaaaatgcTGCAAAGAAACAAGTAAGTCAGTAGTCTAGAAACCTTTATGTTTAACATTTCTGTTGATAACCACAACATAACTGCACTGATTCTGTTATCAAATGGGTGATAcaattttattcttcatttgaCCCTAGTCATGATAGGAGGGTGAAAGTAGACGTGCTGTAGGACTATCCATAACTTTTCACTGCTCCTGCAATCTTCACACCTCTGAATATACCCATTGCAGTGGAAGCACTTTTATGCTGAAGAAGCCAGAGGATGCCAGAGGCATGAGCAGGCCTTTTCCAATCCCCAGGCAGCACAAGAATTCCCTTGCAGGCAGCAAGGTTTGCTAGAAGCAAATTTTCAAGGTCTAAGGAAGATGAAGTGGGTGTAACAGATGAAGGGGTTGTTGGTTAC is a window of Pelecanus crispus isolate bPelCri1 chromosome 9, bPelCri1.pri, whole genome shotgun sequence DNA encoding:
- the LAMP3 gene encoding lysosome-associated membrane glycoprotein 3 is translated as MGRSVWKFVLLTFASAFSSCFAEVALGVNLPAETTSFHHTATSAQPLSFCHSSPHQGTTVHFNSTGSLKTTAISRRTTVQTTDQHQVTKAPGHHTTAQAGATSIQVTTQKSPTSADNTTAAGQATTQAMETVRPAVKNTTIYPMSSIKQARTHVSTEMTAATTNTTVKHTIPNTQTTAAAITTTAATMKTVKPTTGSGNQTTGPKSPTATAMTNTTTIRPGTQTTIPSTMMTVRPTLAPQPSPIPTGEYTVSIGNRTCIKATMGLQLMAQNTHKQMEYMTVNPNATEISGSCGTVQSELNMTFSGGFIKFTFVKQAPTYYVSKIETRLQLSSEGMLYYAAIHQKLFTTKLGNSFKCVSKQTFSLEKNFQLLLVNMQLQAFDIVGNTFGKEEECLPDKNSKAVPVVVGLSILGLFVIVFATFLISRRKPHRGYERI